One genomic window of Fusobacterium sp. SYSU M8D902 includes the following:
- a CDS encoding type II toxin-antitoxin system PemK/MazF family toxin, with translation MTSLVNFLKNNKRILQDPKLELAQAKRGYVYSVDFGYNTGSELRDRHYCVVLAVQGKVANIVPFTSKNPQGSMITRVDLGIIPKLSTKKVSYALANQITTVSKSRLMTPRVKGKMVNVKLTAQQMEAIENGLASLLFKNP, from the coding sequence CTTTAGTAAATTTCTTGAAAAATAATAAAAGGATTTTACAAGACCCAAAATTAGAACTAGCTCAAGCAAAAAGAGGGTATGTATATTCGGTTGATTTTGGATATAATACAGGTTCAGAGCTAAGAGATAGACATTATTGTGTGGTATTGGCAGTTCAAGGAAAAGTAGCAAACATAGTTCCTTTTACTTCAAAAAATCCACAAGGGTCAATGATTACGAGGGTAGACTTAGGAATTATTCCTAAATTATCTACAAAAAAAGTTTCTTATGCTTTGGCTAATCAAATAACAACTGTGAGTAAGTCAAGATTAATGACGCCAAGAGTAAAAGGAAAAATGGTCAATGTTAAATTAACTGCTCAACAAATGGAAGCTATAGAAAACGGTTTAGCTTCTTTGTTGTTTAAAAATCCTTGA